TTTATATACTATGAGGTAGATGTTTCTGATTTATATAGCATGACATTGCGTACAAGTTATGTGAACATTTGAAACGTGAATGTATGTCTTCTGCATTTTGAACAAAGTAAAAAAACTAAGTTTCGAGGTACAAATCGATTGCAGCTTCAACAGTCAGCATAAGGCTCAATTTTCCTAGATTGGGTAATCACTGTCCAaccacaattttttttatttgaccaTGATCCTGTAACTTCCTTGGGCAGGTTCTGTCTAGAGCCGTGAAGAATTATGAATAGAATTTGGAAGTTAAGCAAAACTAGATTCAAGGCGCTACTATTAGACATTTATTAGTTTACTTAAGAATACATTTTTTATTGTGAATAATAGCTTATATATCATGAACAGGTAGTAAGTGAAGTCATGCTTATCCcatcttttttattattcaacATTGAGGTAATAGTTTGAGTACTGAATAGAAATCTAAACACTCTCCGATGGACATTTTGATCTGGTTAACTTATGACTTGAAACACTTTTTGGGGAGAATATCAGTGTTATATGTTTCATCATGAATGCAATCCATGTGCTCTTAGGAACGGGATTAAACAGTTGTGAATATCCCAAATACCCCTTTCTATACCCTTGATGATTTCTGTTGCCAGTCATGTTCTTTTGCATTCTGTGCCATGTTTTTACCTTCtctgcttttttttttatattttattttataataatttagatgATTTAATGTTTTAATctctttaattttattaataaagttACTAATGTGGACAATTAGTTGCATACATTACAGGAGGAACTGGAGGCAAAAGATGAGTGGCGGTTTTCTGGAACAAGACTCAGAGGATGTACATTTGAAGTTGAAGCTTGTAACGCATGGTGCAGAATGAGTTCATGTAAGATGAGAATgcagtttttttttcctttcaacaACGTCCTTGTGTTGCAAATGCGGTGGCTGCTTTTTTTTAATCTATCTAAAGCTGTTCCTCTTGTACTTATTTCTATGTGCATGTGTTTACTTACAAGTTGTCTACAAAAGAGTTTTTTTATTCATGTTATGCTAACGCAGGCTAGCATCTCTAATTTTGACTATAGGTCAATGCAGAATTGGAAGCTCAGTAGACGAGCAATATAATGCAACAACGATTGGAGTGCTGACTGACGGCCAGTTGAATTGCTCTTTACACAAAAGGAATGTGTTGAATTGCTGTTTACACAACAGCAAAGTGacggtttttttttttgtgtgtcaaTTTTGGCCAACTTATTTCTTTTTTACACCCGCTATTCTCTGTTGCAATTGTTGCCCTGTAAGCTGAAGCTGCGTTGCTTACCGTAGCGTagccagaaaagaaaaagaaaaaatcatctttttttgttttttttaattggGAGAAACAAAGACCTGCCTCTGCTCTGCTGCCCACTGCTCATGCTTTCTCGGTGCCCTGTTTCTTTTAGGTGACAGCAAAAGCTCAGTTCATGGTCGAAATATAAGCGCACAAGTTGTCATGTGCATGGAAACTTCTGCTGTGGTTGTGCTGATTTCTATTATGCGCGCTTCGAGTGACGTGCGTTGTTTATCTTCTGCCAACTGTTTACAGCCAAAGCCCttcgctctctttctctctctctctctctctcttcctcttcacACTGTTTCTTCCTTGACGAAGAAATGAGGTATCGGGCGCTAACGCTATTAATGCGAGTCCACCGTACGAAACTGCCCGACCACGGGAGATGGACGTTGTAGATTCCGATCACCGCAGGTGGAAATAGGGACACGGTATTCTCACCCACGGTGTTAGGACAGCGTACCTTGGGGGTTCGTCGGTTGCGCACCGGGTAAGTTTCGTTCCATTCGCTGAACCCGAAAGGTTATATCAGGGGGGCTCACTAACGAAGTTGGAACGACCTAAATGTGAGATTGAAATTGTGGTCACCGTGGGATACCGTAAAAAGAACACACCGTATGGTTTTTTAGAACAATTTTTTTCGGGGGGCCCACTTCGTCGTCACTTCCTCACGTGGTGAGTCCGCTGCGTGGTCTGCTTAACCTCCTCAGTCATATCTATGGGGGCCCATCAACAAGACTGGGCTTGGGGGAGGTTGGATGGGCCTACTTAAGTTTTAGATTCCGGTCACTCCAGGTGACGATAACAAAACCAAATTTGAGGGTTTGAGgaccaaaaaaaaatttttcgGGCCTGTTTGTCTTCTGTTTCCCACGCGGTAAGTTCACGGATCGGTCGTCGTAATCGTGCTTCATGGGCCTGTTTAACTCGAGTCCATAATTACGGGTACAAGGCCCTGTTGAATTCATTTCGACCCTATCCGACCCGGTTCGACGGAGTAGAGGGCaccgggagggagggagggaggaggggcGGCGGCGGCCACAagagctggaggaggaggaggaagaggaagatttGGCTTCGACATCGGTTCTATTATGAATTTGTTCCTTCTCGGTCATCTCCTTATTCCTTCTCTATTCCTCATCGTGTCCATCTCCATTCATCCTTCTCTTcaatcttcctccttcctcccttctTCCGCCTTTCTCTACTCCTCCGCCACCTGCTTTGTCTTTTGTCGGCGGCGTTGGAGAGGGTGGGCACGACTGCTGTGGGAGTCATAGCGGTGGCACTGTTGGGCCGTGGTGGCCGTGCTTCATGGGTCTGTTGGGCTGGTGTGAGCCAGAAGAGGAGGAAGGCGGTCCAACTTTTTTCCGCACCCCCAAACTCGGTTTGCGGCGGAGCGGCCACCGGGAAGGAGGGCGTCGGCTGACGGTGGCGTTAGGCTGGACTGAACCAGTAGAGGAGGAAGGTGGCCacaagagcaggaggaggaggcggaagaTCGATGTTCATCTCCGGTCATCGTCTATCTCCCTCTTTTTCGCCCTTCTTCCGCCTTCTGGTACTTCACTATCTTCTTCTCACTCTATCATCAGCGGCAAGCTCGAGCGGCGTTACAGACGACGACCACGGGTGGGAAGCAGGAGTCCGTGGCGTGGGCGCCGTTGCGCCGTGGAGCCCGGAAGAGACGGTCGAGCGTCGCGGGAATAACTAATCGATGATGAGGTGCGGTCACTGCAGGTGGGAATAAGAACTGGAAGTCGAACGATTTGGACGGCAAAAACTAATGTTTTCGGGCGTTTTGAAGCCGGACTGGTGTATGGTGAGGTCACGGATGGTATGGTACCCACTGTCTGTGGGTTAAACAAGCCTGGCTCGGATCGACCCATCTCCGCGGCTCTTGTCTCTCTCATTAAATTACAAGCCCAAACGCAAGACTCGAAGGCAGGCGGCGGGGCGCATCTCCATGGGCGGTTTCTTCCGTCCTCGAAGACGTTCGCAGAAGCAGGATATGACATGAAGCAATCCGACGCGAAACGAAGATTTTTCTGCGGGAACAGAGGGCGCGAGCGTCAACCGAAACCGGACATGGAAACCAGGTACACTGACAATTGGGTAGGCTTACCATATCTCCTCAGAGAGTAAAGCACAACAAAAGAAAGTTTAAATCTCCACAAAAACGTCGCAATCATACGGTCACCTATGGTGGCCACACTCGAGATGCGCATGACTAACACTGATAGCCGCCATTCCCAAGTATTATCaaagaacaaacaaaaaaaaataaacatgaatGATAACTCACTGTGAAGATAAACCTCCTAATATTATAATGACAATAATATTAACCGATGAGTGCCACATTGTGTACTTTATAAAGAATTACTAGTGAAGGTTGGAGGACTAATACTGGCTGGCTATatctattttgatgatttcaggatttccaccacacacacacaccttgTGTTTTCAAGATACCAGACATATCTGCACGAACTACACGATACAAGTCTACCATGTGCATGTAGAACAATGACAGAAGACTTATCTCTAGATCCTGTACATCTACAAGCTGTTCGGAAGTGGCTCATTGTGACAATCTGAAGTGAGATCTTAGCATCTGGGATCAGACTCGTGTCCCACGACAGGGTTGAACCTATATGTTGATCTAAACTTGTTGTCGGGTATAGATGTAACCAGCTTCGGCCTCCAATGACCTAATACTGAGAGGATTTGCAGCATGAGTCATCCGAGTATTACTCTGTGTATCTGCCAACGTTTGGAAATATGCATGCGGGCCCCAACCTGCACAATAAGAATCAAACGTTAAAAGCTTCCAATGACCAACATGTATGTCAGGGCTATCCTGAATCCATTTCACAAAATAAAACATGTAACAAAATGTATTAACTACACTGGCATTTGATCGAACGGACCACACACCATATATCAACTTTCAAGATGTATCATAAGAAATTACCATGAGCTCATGCACCAGAGTATCAAATCATTGTACTGTGTAATAATGGTGTTTACACCATTGATAATGTATGTTCCACAGGTATCATATAATGAATGTATCCTATAATAGAGTTTCCATAAGCAGTCCTGATGTCCCGGACAAGGATAACGGACATGGCCGGTTGGAAACTGTAGTTGTTTTTCCTAGGGGTTGGTACCTAACTTTTCTTCTAAGAGGGTGAGACAACATTTGACAGTAAAAATCAAGATAATTATGAAGTTCAGCGGGTTAAAATCATTTTCCCTGGCAACACTAAAGATCTCTTCAATCTCAAATTGCTCGAGTACCATAAATCATACCAAAATAgaacaaagaaaatgaaagtgaGGGGATTCGTGAGCACCATTTGTATCATGTGGTGGTGGGAAGAACTGCAGATAACAAAACGAAGCAACTATCAGTCCTGCAAAAAAGAAATGGAAAACAAAGGAAGAGTTATATAATTGGCATCAACAAAACAAACATTTACATTAAATCCATTATGATATAGCCTAACAATACAAACCTAAAGAACCACCAGCAAACACATCTTGCCAATGATGCCAATAGTCATCCACTCGAGAAATCGCCACAAGAGATGCACAAAGTAGGGGAAATAATACAATGCAGAGTTTTGCAATGTGGCCCCTTCTATCAAAAGCTTGGATTTTCCCTGCAAGGTACCATGAAAGAAATCCTAGTCCTGCAAAAGACCCTGAGTGCACATGGGCTTGATGAGTAGAACAACAAGTTTGCATGAATTTCTGTGATAAATTTTTTgcgcattctccaataagcaacaAGTTTACTGGCATCTACAAAATGTAGCTGCAGAAAATTTGATTCTACAAGCACTAGAAGAATTAAGTAACATAATGAGTAAACAAATTCTAGCCACAAAGCGGCTGACTACGGGTTGTTAAGCTCCAGTTCTTTTGTGGTTCGAATTGTTCATTGAGTTAAAGCTTACTACATATGCATCAAATGAATTTTTAGACATGAATCCAAGTGTATACTAACCTAGTAGAATCGAACATGGTTGGCAGCGCAGCATATAAACATATTTAATCAATTAGAAAATGAGATTGCTTTGACAATAAAAAATTAGAGCACAAAGAATTTTAACTTAGAACTCCAAGAATTTTATCTCCCTATTTTTCTATTAGTCTTTCGATAGTTacctcccactatttttctataaaagatcaatagtaaaAAAATGCACCACCTTAAGGATTTTTGCCCAACACTCCAAATAAGTTGAAGTTACTAACTTCACAAGTTGAAGTTAGTAATAAAATGATACCTATCAAGTCATGGCAACTAAAACTAGAGGGAATAGGTCTGGTGCCCTTCCTGATCACACCCAATCTAAGTAAAACCACCATTGTTTGCTTGATCAGCTGATTGTGATATGACCCAGCCCAGAACTGGAATCAACCAGGAGTGGCCATGTTATGGTCAATTTATTGGCCTTAAACTGGCTGGTAACTGAAACTAAAACAGAAATCCAGGTTGATTCCaggtgaacccaagaaagaagatAGGAGAAAGGAAGGCATGGAGAGGAAATTGAGAAGAAAAGAATCTTGCTAGTGAATTTGGAGGATATGAGATTTCAGCATTTGCATTCATGTGAAGCCTTAAGCCTTTTTCCATCTAGTACTATTAACTTAAATAGATTTGTATTGTATACTAAGCATACAACATGCATGCATTTGGTTAGTTCATAATATTATCTTTGAGATTA
This Musa acuminata AAA Group cultivar baxijiao chromosome BXJ1-2, Cavendish_Baxijiao_AAA, whole genome shotgun sequence DNA region includes the following protein-coding sequences:
- the LOC135611009 gene encoding lipid phosphate phosphatase 2-like isoform X2, giving the protein MADIQLGAHTVQSHGVKVIGIILPFVIFLAIYFRRRDVYDLHHAILGLLYSVLITGVITDAIKDAVGRPRPDFFWRCFPDGKEVYDNVTTNVICNGENNVIKEGHKSFPSGHSSWSFAGLGFLSWYLAGKIQAFDRRGHIAKLCIVLFPLLCASLVAISRVDDYWHHWQDVFAGGSLGLIVASFCYLQFFPPPHDTNGWGPHAYFQTLADTQSNTRMTHAANPLSIRSLEAEAGYIYTRQQV